Proteins from a single region of Methanocellales archaeon:
- a CDS encoding FaeA/PapI family transcriptional regulator, translating into MPKEIDPKILQYLAKEDWPVTTETVAKELKISWNTAQIHLYKLQAEGLVKGKRVGRQNQWMLSKKGEKAIG; encoded by the coding sequence ATGCCAAAGGAAATTGATCCGAAAATTTTGCAGTATCTCGCAAAGGAAGACTGGCCTGTGACAACTGAAACGGTTGCAAAGGAGCTTAAAATATCATGGAATACAGCCCAGATACATCTCTATAAGTTGCAAGCTGAAGGACTGGTGAAAGGGAAAAGGGTTGGAAGGCAAAATCAGTGGATGCTAAGTAAAAAAGGTGAAAAGGCTATAGGATAG
- a CDS encoding recombinase family protein produces MKNALAYARVSTKEQADKGLSIPAQLKAIKEYANSHDLRVLEEFVDQGESAKTADRPGFRKMMKRCQKDKTIEAVLVHKIDRFSRNNIDFYAYKAILKKEGVRLLSVSENIEENPSGEFIENVLVAMAQFYSSNLAEEVLKGMKEKFEKGEWPVKAPIGYKHLRDERGRSQVIEDKNSSYLIKQMFKLYSTGQYSLGSLSEEMANRGLKTKNGKLFSHERIKQILQNKFYMGRMEMWNKGVKGKHQPIIEEPLFNQVQNILSERKITQDRWQKRDFLLRGLVYCQGCQRRLTAEIHQRGDYYRCQSSVNHKCSQPYLPVRSLESQIKALYDLMEPPIKLLKLIKAEIEEVQLNFKAKSSNEIANLKRKINENEAKMDALVDNLATRTITPEVYKKYGQRYEKEIKNARDRLAVLENDYSSNFDFIDKCMILSSTLSRLHKIFSFRQKKNLARAIFKRIWVKQREIKRIELNPPFDFLLKSQARKIRSAFPHIKFEHYPVKSTTKDIFEHLVGAMDFPAFYFVNSLVKGCKSSNGTRS; encoded by the coding sequence ATGAAAAACGCCTTAGCTTACGCCAGAGTATCAACAAAGGAGCAGGCAGACAAAGGATTATCCATTCCTGCTCAATTGAAAGCAATAAAGGAATATGCCAATTCCCATGACCTTAGGGTTTTAGAGGAGTTTGTTGACCAAGGAGAATCTGCTAAAACAGCTGACAGACCGGGATTCAGAAAAATGATGAAGAGGTGCCAGAAAGACAAGACAATTGAGGCAGTCCTTGTCCACAAGATTGACAGGTTCTCAAGGAACAACATCGACTTCTACGCTTACAAAGCCATTTTGAAAAAGGAAGGTGTTAGGCTTCTATCAGTTTCAGAAAACATTGAGGAGAATCCATCAGGTGAATTTATCGAGAATGTCCTGGTAGCAATGGCTCAGTTCTACTCCTCTAACTTGGCTGAAGAGGTATTGAAAGGAATGAAGGAGAAATTTGAGAAAGGAGAATGGCCAGTCAAAGCTCCAATCGGTTACAAGCACCTCAGAGACGAAAGAGGACGCTCCCAAGTTATCGAGGATAAAAACAGTTCCTACCTCATAAAGCAGATGTTTAAGCTCTACTCAACTGGTCAATATTCCTTAGGCTCTCTCTCAGAGGAAATGGCAAATAGAGGATTAAAGACAAAGAATGGCAAGCTCTTTTCCCATGAGCGGATAAAACAAATCCTCCAAAACAAGTTCTATATGGGCAGAATGGAGATGTGGAATAAAGGGGTCAAAGGAAAGCACCAGCCAATAATCGAAGAGCCTCTTTTCAATCAAGTTCAAAACATCCTTTCTGAAAGGAAGATAACCCAGGATAGATGGCAAAAGAGGGATTTTCTTTTAAGAGGTTTGGTCTACTGCCAGGGTTGTCAGAGAAGATTAACCGCTGAGATTCACCAGAGAGGAGATTATTACAGATGCCAGTCCAGCGTCAATCACAAATGCTCTCAGCCATACCTTCCAGTAAGATCACTTGAGAGCCAGATTAAAGCCCTATATGACCTCATGGAGCCTCCAATTAAGCTTTTGAAGCTCATTAAAGCAGAAATCGAGGAAGTCCAGCTGAATTTCAAAGCCAAATCCTCAAATGAAATAGCCAATCTCAAAAGAAAGATAAATGAAAACGAGGCAAAGATGGATGCCCTAGTTGATAACTTGGCTACAAGAACAATCACTCCAGAGGTTTACAAGAAATATGGCCAGAGATACGAGAAAGAGATAAAGAATGCCAGAGACAGGTTGGCTGTATTGGAAAATGATTACAGCTCAAACTTTGATTTCATTGACAAGTGCATGATCCTCTCCTCAACCTTATCCCGCCTGCACAAAATCTTCAGCTTCAGACAGAAAAAGAACTTAGCCAGAGCCATCTTCAAGAGAATTTGGGTTAAACAGAGGGAAATCAAGAGAATAGAACTGAACCCGCCTTTTGACTTCTTGTTAAAAAGTCAGGCTCGAAAGATACGCTCTGCCTTTCCCCATATCAAGTTCGAACATTATCCTGTTAAGAGCACTACAAAGGACATCTTCGAACATTTGGTTGGAGCTATGGATTTTCCAGCCTTTTATTTTGTTAATAGTTTGGTTAAAGGGTGTAAAAGCTCCAATGGTACTAGAAGTTAA
- a CDS encoding AAA family ATPase, with translation MKKMAIKKIHIENFRSIKELDFEPTMLTALIGKNNVGKSNILSAIELMLGERWPPYAIKEEDIYNHDERLTGKIELYFTDPLIHAYYKNDIEVCGFRLEFDINHGGNLSCIDESGNEVVTQYRKPLLLSNAIRNKVPSVLVSVNRDLSKILSASQWSILGKILKDISEEFKGDQVKVENFCDKMGEATGILKIDSFKKLEKIIVENVKHLTGFYEAAIRFKEPHVLSHYQNLQLVVKESPEYEEFSALEMGAGIQSAIVVALINAYKILKRTGAVLLIEEPEVYLHPHARRYFHKLLRELSEEGTQVFYTTHSTEFVDIDHYEDVNIVRKNSSRGTYICQGRNISIDTTSREQLKLSTEFDAGRNELFFAEKIMIVEGNTEEKTLPYLFLLKGCDINKESISIVNAKSVTNIKFFVKIIRSFGIPFVVLMDSHSNKPDYQSYYVPLNSEILSVVGDKNLVFIIDPEFEAAFNLPTTGDKVRNAVEKVKSMNFADIPKIVNDAIDKLAALT, from the coding sequence ATGAAAAAAATGGCAATAAAAAAGATTCATATTGAGAATTTCAGATCGATTAAAGAGCTTGACTTTGAACCAACAATGTTAACCGCTCTTATAGGGAAAAATAATGTTGGAAAATCGAATATTTTAAGTGCGATAGAATTGATGTTGGGGGAAAGATGGCCTCCTTATGCAATAAAAGAAGAGGATATTTACAATCACGATGAACGTCTCACGGGCAAGATAGAACTGTACTTTACTGACCCCCTTATTCATGCATATTATAAAAACGATATAGAAGTTTGTGGTTTTAGATTAGAATTTGACATCAATCATGGTGGGAATTTGTCTTGTATTGATGAGAGTGGAAATGAAGTCGTTACACAATATAGAAAGCCATTACTCTTATCCAACGCAATTAGGAACAAAGTTCCATCGGTGCTTGTGAGTGTAAATAGAGATCTATCGAAAATTCTCTCAGCAAGTCAATGGAGTATTTTGGGGAAAATACTAAAAGATATTTCTGAGGAATTTAAAGGCGACCAAGTAAAAGTTGAAAATTTCTGTGACAAAATGGGAGAAGCTACCGGGATATTAAAAATAGATAGTTTCAAAAAATTAGAAAAGATTATTGTTGAAAATGTAAAGCACCTGACGGGATTTTATGAGGCTGCGATACGATTTAAAGAACCCCACGTTTTAAGTCACTACCAAAATCTACAATTGGTTGTTAAAGAGTCACCCGAGTATGAAGAATTCTCAGCGCTTGAAATGGGTGCGGGCATTCAAAGTGCCATCGTAGTAGCTCTAATTAATGCCTATAAAATACTTAAGCGCACAGGTGCGGTTCTATTGATTGAAGAGCCAGAAGTTTATCTCCATCCCCATGCGAGACGATATTTCCACAAGTTATTGAGGGAGTTATCTGAGGAGGGGACACAGGTTTTCTACACTACCCATTCAACTGAGTTTGTGGATATAGACCATTACGAGGATGTAAATATTGTTAGGAAAAACTCATCAAGAGGGACCTATATCTGTCAAGGGAGAAACATAAGCATCGACACGACATCGAGAGAGCAATTAAAACTCTCAACAGAATTCGATGCGGGAAGAAATGAGCTATTTTTCGCTGAGAAAATTATGATTGTTGAAGGTAATACTGAAGAAAAAACCTTACCATATCTATTCTTATTAAAGGGGTGCGATATCAATAAAGAAAGCATCTCGATAGTTAATGCCAAAAGTGTAACAAATATCAAGTTTTTTGTTAAGATTATAAGAAGTTTCGGGATACCCTTTGTCGTGCTTATGGACTCACATTCCAATAAGCCAGATTACCAGAGCTATTATGTGCCTTTAAACAGTGAAATCTTATCCGTTGTTGGTGACAAGAATTTAGTTTTCATAATCGATCCAGAATTTGAAGCTGCTTTTAACTTACCAACAACTGGTGATAAAGTTAGAAATGCTGTTGAGAAGGTAAAATCTATGAATTTTGCTGACATTCCAAAGATAGTCAACGATGCCATTGATAAACTCGCCGCACTCACTTAA
- a CDS encoding restriction endonuclease subunit S: protein MAIASVVKLSELELQNRIDPEFYSPEYMDIMDNLRQLECLRIGKCCFVTSGSTPPERDPDLKNGIILLKTVNIREGYIDINSEEPFFIDENLDEKLKSSRLQPNDVLINIVGATHDVIGRVALVPEDFPRANITQAMSLIRLRTPDFLPEYIFAFLYSKYGRKQVCRIARPTAQYNLNHEETKSIIVPKISKKFQNEIRNIWEKFYDFYRKSINIYTQAENLLLEELGLKDFKPKYELSYTANLSRSIGVHRVDAEYFQPAYDEIENHLIKKYDTVLIKRIKFIEVTTGQYTENYVLKNEGKPYIRGTDIKNGTIDTNNLVYIAPEDQLEDKKAKEGDVVVTRVGTIGLSARIPKECEGGTISDNLIRIRIFDEEKLNSYYLALYLGTLIGVSFMIKNSRGSVQQRLNQETLKEVIIPILPLETQQKIASLVQQSHEARRKAKGLLEEAKRKVEGAIENEIKK from the coding sequence ATGGCTATAGCAAGTGTTGTAAAATTATCAGAGCTCGAATTACAAAATCGAATTGACCCAGAATTTTATTCTCCTGAATATATGGATATTATGGACAATTTAAGGCAATTAGAATGTCTACGAATTGGTAAATGTTGCTTTGTTACAAGTGGTAGTACTCCACCAGAAAGAGACCCCGACTTAAAAAATGGTATTATACTACTAAAAACAGTCAATATTCGAGAAGGTTACATTGACATCAATTCTGAAGAGCCTTTCTTTATTGATGAAAATCTGGATGAAAAATTGAAATCCTCAAGATTACAGCCAAACGATGTTTTAATAAATATTGTTGGGGCAACGCATGATGTTATAGGGAGAGTGGCACTGGTTCCAGAAGATTTTCCAAGAGCAAACATTACGCAAGCAATGTCTCTAATAAGACTAAGAACTCCAGATTTCTTACCAGAATATATATTTGCCTTCCTCTATTCAAAATATGGAAGAAAACAAGTATGTAGAATTGCAAGACCTACCGCTCAATATAATTTAAATCATGAAGAAACAAAGAGCATAATAGTTCCTAAAATTTCAAAAAAATTTCAAAATGAAATAAGAAATATCTGGGAAAAATTCTATGATTTTTATAGAAAATCAATAAATATCTACACCCAAGCCGAAAACCTGCTTTTAGAAGAGTTAGGACTGAAGGACTTCAAGCCAAAATATGAACTTTCTTATACTGCAAATCTTTCTCGGTCAATCGGAGTTCATCGTGTAGATGCAGAGTATTTTCAGCCTGCTTATGACGAAATCGAAAATCATCTAATTAAAAAATATGATACTGTACTCATCAAGAGAATTAAATTTATTGAGGTCACAACAGGGCAATATACAGAAAATTATGTCTTAAAAAATGAAGGAAAGCCATACATCAGAGGGACAGACATAAAGAATGGAACAATAGACACAAACAATTTGGTTTATATTGCACCAGAAGATCAGCTTGAGGATAAGAAAGCAAAAGAAGGAGATGTAGTAGTAACTCGAGTTGGAACAATCGGACTGTCAGCCAGAATTCCCAAAGAGTGTGAAGGAGGAACTATAAGTGACAACCTTATTAGGATCAGGATATTTGATGAAGAAAAATTAAACTCGTATTATTTGGCTTTGTATCTTGGTACCCTCATTGGAGTAAGCTTTATGATCAAAAATAGCCGGGGAAGTGTTCAGCAGAGATTGAACCAAGAAACTTTAAAAGAGGTAATAATTCCTATTCTACCTCTAGAAACCCAACAAAAAATCGCCTCACTTGTCCAACAATCTCATGAAGCAAGAAGGAAAGCCAAAGGACTATTAGAAGAGGCAAAAAGAAAAGTTGAGGGGGCAATTGAAAATGAAATTAAAAAATAG